The following are encoded in a window of Meiothermus sp. CFH 77666 genomic DNA:
- a CDS encoding MFS transporter translates to MNPARPSTAPWAYALGEFGLALPTHAVGSFLVFFYTDQLGLAASWVALARSINAVWDTLNDPLFGYLSDRTQHARGRRWPWLRFGLPLYVLCSLPLWWVPAGLQGLGLFIYFLIFLLVFEALASLVYLNFNALFPALYPEEDTRVRANALRRAASLLGLLMVTSLSPLLYTRLGFGGMSLIWAGLAGLSLWRFFSNLREPGWAPPSAFAGFWANLLDTLKNPDFRLMLAAVALTQTALGLLMLGFPFFARYALELPGAQTGVIFGAVFGVALVCAFVWSAITRRLGAKQGWRLAMGVFVLALLPLWLVDSLTWVLILALPLGFAVSGVVVLQDVVLAQVIDQDADQTGLRREGAFYGTAAVLVRLSGVIQNLMLASLTPLFGYVSGDQPGPVPETAFRFLMAGPPVLAMLLSALVVGYIQPRRLTK, encoded by the coding sequence GTGAACCCCGCCAGACCCTCTACGGCCCCCTGGGCCTATGCACTGGGGGAGTTTGGGTTGGCTTTGCCGACCCATGCAGTGGGCAGTTTTCTGGTTTTTTTCTACACCGACCAGCTCGGTCTGGCTGCGTCCTGGGTTGCCCTGGCCCGCAGCATCAATGCGGTCTGGGACACCCTCAACGACCCCCTGTTTGGCTATCTGTCCGACCGTACCCAGCATGCCAGAGGGCGACGCTGGCCCTGGCTGCGGTTTGGCCTGCCGCTGTATGTGCTGTGTAGCCTGCCCTTGTGGTGGGTGCCGGCAGGGCTTCAGGGCCTGGGGCTGTTTATCTACTTCCTGATTTTTCTGTTGGTGTTTGAAGCCCTGGCTTCGCTGGTGTATCTCAACTTCAACGCGCTTTTTCCAGCACTTTATCCCGAAGAAGATACCCGGGTGCGGGCCAATGCACTACGGCGGGCAGCAAGTTTGCTGGGACTGCTGATGGTAACTTCATTGAGTCCGCTGCTGTATACCCGGCTTGGATTTGGCGGCATGAGCCTGATCTGGGCCGGGTTGGCCGGGCTCAGTCTGTGGCGTTTTTTCTCCAACCTGCGCGAACCCGGATGGGCACCCCCCTCTGCTTTTGCGGGTTTCTGGGCCAATCTGCTGGATACCCTTAAAAACCCGGATTTTCGGCTGATGTTGGCGGCGGTTGCACTGACCCAGACCGCTTTGGGGCTCTTGATGCTGGGCTTTCCCTTTTTTGCCAGGTATGCCCTCGAGCTACCCGGCGCACAAACAGGGGTGATTTTTGGAGCGGTATTTGGAGTTGCCCTGGTGTGTGCGTTCGTGTGGTCTGCAATCACCCGGAGGCTTGGCGCCAAGCAAGGCTGGCGATTGGCCATGGGGGTATTTGTGCTTGCCCTGTTGCCCCTGTGGCTGGTAGACAGCCTGACCTGGGTACTGATCCTGGCCCTTCCGCTGGGTTTTGCAGTGAGTGGGGTAGTGGTTTTGCAAGATGTGGTACTGGCTCAGGTAATTGATCAAGATGCCGACCAAACCGGTCTGCGACGTGAAGGGGCGTTCTACGGCACGGCGGCTGTACTGGTGCGCCTCTCGGGGGTGATACAGAACCTCATGCTGGCCTCCCTGACCCCTCTGTTTGGCTATGTGAGCGGAGACCAACCCGGCCCTGTGCCAGAAACCGCCTTCCGCTTCCTGATGGCCGGGCCGCCGGTGCTGGCCATGCTGCTGTCGGCACTGGTGGTGGGGTATATCCAGCCTCGGCGTCTCACAAAATGA